The Argentina anserina chromosome 3, drPotAnse1.1, whole genome shotgun sequence genome includes a region encoding these proteins:
- the LOC126787993 gene encoding uncharacterized protein LOC126787993 isoform X1 — translation MSKRGGAKSASNTTINPKAVLKLEHLQRLALWSGGEASIPSLGALFGQKLASTQEALQVPPDPSLVSCQRCETILQPGFNCTIRIEKNRAKARRRSKKPANFTFTQNNVVYTCHFCSERNVKRGTSRGHMEAICPPKIKKASDFKPAKSISQTFVTPKKSTARDNNVGKLKTKTPNVDAEVSTVNKCTTSSTLEEENPILDIPTTPMVKPVITLLDSKRKRKNKSASKKQAEPENSLAAPENADNSASTTNKRRRKSWTSLKELAERNEQKKNISDLSIPFFM, via the exons ATGAGCAAGCGAGGAGGCGCCAAGAGTGCATCAAACACAACAATCAACCCGAAGGCAGTATTGAAGCTCGAGCACTTGCAGCGGCTAGCTTTATGGAGCGGTGGGGAAGCTTCTATTCCTTCTCTGGGGGCCTTGTTTGGGCAGAAGCTAGCTTCTACTCAAGAGGCTCTGCAGGTTCCCCCTGACCCTTCTCTTGTTTCTTGTCAGAG ATGTGAAACAATCCTTCAGCCTGGCTTCAACTGCACTATTCGGATTGAAAAGAATAGAGCAAAGGCACGGCGGAGAAGTAAGAAGCCTGCTAACTTTACTTTCACTCAGAACAATGTAGTGTATACATGTCACTTCTGTTCTGAACGGAATGTCAAGAGAGGGACTTCACGCGGACATATGGAAGCCATATGCCCTCCAAAGATAAAAAAAGCTTCAGATTTCAAACCTGCTAAATCCATTTCCCAGACGTTTGTTACCCCGAAGAAGAGCACTGCACGTGACAATAATGTAG GTAAATTGAAAACCAAAACTCCAAATGTGGATGCAGAGGTTTCTACTGTGAATAAGTGCACCACTTCTTCAACATTAGAAGAAGAGAATCCCATTTTGGACATTCCCACAACTCCAATGGTGAAGCCCGTAATCACTCTGTTAGACTCgaagagaaaaaggaaaaacaaatcGGCCTCCAAGAAACAAGCTGAACCCGAAAACAGTCTTGCTGCCCCAGAAAATGCAGATAACTCCGCCAGCACTACAAACAAGCGAAGGAGAAAGTCATGGACTAGCTTGAAGGAACTCGCTGAAAGAAATGAGCAGAAGAAAAATATCAGTGATCTTTCAATCCCTTTCTTTATGTAA
- the LOC126787732 gene encoding OVARIAN TUMOR DOMAIN-containing deubiquitinating enzyme 6: MTRILVQRGSSSGSSSIPSRSSSLSGSSSGWSQPQINSPQVLSAVKDEEIEEEPQEQVTVDDLTEKCGISDNNGAKSDDVLMENTHNDHTPSSSDEHSEVEGATNNDIVGPGELMKGLGGLTISEKVKAHNVDSGGDSLQNVIGSSQPPPPPVPPPKITSPTSNSRRTITGSSNAVRIGPSRRAVAWPVVSTRTSPTGSRPSSPRSHGECEGYNSADEQGPCFVSSYGDIERERQFEIDVRRAKGFEVKRMLEDGNCLFRAVADQVYGDSEAYDLTRQMCIDYMERERDHFSQFITEGFTSYCKRKRRDKVYGNNVEIQALSEMYNRPIHIYSYSIEPINIFHGNYNTDTPPVRLSYHHGNHYNSLVDPRRLTIGAGLGFSSLRGTNADKDQVKAAIKAQQDQQIDNALLAEGRFYSDLELTEKEIERMVMEASRAEYIADDTFKQLGRRESSTSSSEPSSSGARSSGSETKPGGRDQGGQDCTLSSSMQIVLSMGFSYLQAIEAYSIFGDDVDSMVCYLLETSSSSRRKGKATER, encoded by the exons ATGACTAGGATTCTGGTTCAGCGAGGTTCCTCCAGTGGTTCTTCTTCCATCCCAAGCCGCTCCTCTTCCTTGTCCGGTTCCTCCTCAGGATGGTCTCAGCCACAGATTAATAGTCCTCAGGTTCTTTCGGCTGTGAAAGATGAGGAGATTGAAGAGGAGCCACAGGAACAAGTTACGGTGGATGATCTCACAGAGAAATGCGGGATTAGTGACAATAATGGCGCGAAAAGTGATGATGTGTTGATGGAAAACACTCATAATGATCACACTCCAAGTTCAAGTGATGAACATTCTGAAGTTGAGGGAGCGACTAACAATGATATTGTCGGACCAGGGGAGTTGATGAAAGGTTTAGGTGGTTTAACCATATCCGAAAAGGTGAAAGCTCACAATGTGGACTCTGGTGGGGATAGTTTACAAAATGTGATTGGGAGTTCACagccaccacctcctcctgTTCCTCCCCCGAAAATTACTTCACCAACCTCAAATTCAAGGAGAACTATTACTGGAAGTTCAAATGCGGTCCGGATAGGACCGTCTAGAAGAGCAGTTGCCTGGCCTGTTGTTTCAACTAGGACGTCACCAACAGGGTCACGGCCTTCTTCTCCCAGGTctcatggtgaatgtgagggGTACAATAGTGCTGATGAGCAAGGTCCTTGCTTTGTATCCTCCTATGGTGATATT GAAAGAGAACGACAGTTTGAAATTGATGTTAGACGTGCGAAAGGTTTTGAAGTGAAAAGAATGTTGGAGGATGGCAATTGTCTGTTCCGCGCTGTTGCAGATCAGGTTTATGGGGATTCGGAAGCGTATGACTTGACCAGACAAATGTGCATAGATTATATG GAGCGAGAGAGGGATCATTTTTCTCAATTTATTACAGAAGGTTTTACATCTTATTGCaagaggaaaagaagagaCAAG GTCTATGGAAATAATGTGGAGATTCAAGCCTTATCTGAAATGTATAATCGGCCCATCCATATTTATTCCTATAGCATAG AACCTATCAATATCTTCCATGGAAATTATAATACAGACACACCACCTGTACGGTTAAGCTACCACCATGGGAATCATTACAATTCTCTCGTTGATCCTCGTCGCTTGACCATTGGTGCAGGACTTGGGTTCAGCAGTCTTCGTGGG ACAAATGCTGACAAGGATCAGGTCAAGGCTGCCATTAAGGCTCAACAAGACCAACAAATTGATAAT GCACTTTTAGCTGAGGGGCGATTTTACTCGGATCTTGAGCTTACTGAGAAAGAAATTGAACGCATGGTGATGGAAGCTTCAAGGGCCGAGTATATTGCAGATGACACATTCAAGCAGCTTGGCCGTAGAGAATCTTCTACTTCAAGCTCTGAGCCTTCATCTTCTGGAGCTA GATCATCAGGCAGTGAGACTAAGCCAGGGGGTAGAGACCAGGGTGGCCAGGATTGCACCTTAAGCAGTAGTATGCAAATAGTTCTGTCGATGGGGTTCAGTTACCTGCAGGCTATCGAAGCTTACAGCATATTTGGTGACGATGTAGATTCCATGGTTTGTTACTTGTTGGAAactagcagcagcagcaggcgCAAAGGCAAGGCAACAGAACGATGA
- the LOC126787188 gene encoding mRNA-decapping enzyme-like protein has translation MSNQNGKLTPNLNQQTTKELSLTVLQRIDPCVDEILMTCTHVTLYKLDSNTSQWSRKDVEGSLFVVKRTSQPRFQFIVMNRLSTENLVEDLLGDFECQVQLPYLLYRNAAREVNGIWFYNAAECEGVANLFTGILGAYSKVPQKSTLPTTKSEFEELEAVPITDGPLEPSSSTTSNDTDIPDDPAFVNFFSVSVVSFSFLELWKLDLA, from the exons ATGTCGAATCAGAACGGGAAGCTAACGCCGAATCTGAACCAGCAGACGACCAAGGAGCTCAGCCTCACCGTCCTCCAGCGAATCGACCCTTGCGTCGATGAAATCCTGATGACCTGTACCCACGTCACCTTGTACAAGTTGGACAGCAACACCAGCCAATGGAGCCGCAAGGACGTCGAGGGATCTCTCTTCGTCGTCAAGAGGACCTCCCAGCCTCGCTTTCAGTTCATTGTCATGAACCGCCTCAGCACCG AAAATTTGGTGGAGGACCTTTTGGGAGATTTCGAATGTCAAGTCCAGCTTCCCTATCTGCTGTATCGAAATGCGGCGCGAGAGGTGAATGGTATATGGTTCTACAATGCAGCTGAGTGTGAAGGGGTGGCTAATCTTTTCACCGG GATACTTGGTGCATATTCCAAGGTGCCTCAAAAGTCAACATTACCCACTACAAAGAG TGAGTTTGAGGAACTCGAAGCAGTCCCGATCACGGATGGTCCTTTAGAGCCATCATCGTCAACTACATCGAATGACACAGATATTCCTGATGATCCTGCCTTTGTGAACTTCTTTAGTGTAAGTGTTGTTTCCTTCTCTTTTCTGGAGTTGTGGAAACTAGATCTGGCCTGA
- the LOC126788069 gene encoding pentatricopeptide repeat-containing protein At3g25210, mitochondrial — protein sequence MPATLFRRLLTAALRCPTILPPLSSRHVIPSPPFPSTHSSLYPRLLSSSSSAARNPPDSFRTRTPLEKQFETWIHKLKPGFGPPDVDAALKAQSDPDLALDIFRWTAQQRNYKHSHTTYLTMIKILINGRRYRHAETLLEEVVAGACEISVPLYNSIIRFCCGRKMLFNRAFDVYKKMFNSKNCKPTLETYALLLNSLLRRFNNRTVCHVYLRSVRSLSKQMKASGVIPDTFVLNMIIKAYSKCLEVDEALQVFREMGLYGCEPNAYTYGYIAKGLCEKGRVGQGLGFYKEMRGKGLVPSSSTFMVVICSLALERRYEDASDVVFDTLSNCMSPDLLTYKTLLEGLCRDGKGEEAFDLLENFRGRDRAMNEKTYKALLNALHFVNRE from the coding sequence ATGCCGGCGACTTTGTTTCGCCGCCTTCTCACCGCTGCTCTCAGATGCCCCACTATCCTCCCTCCTCTCTCCTCCCGCCACGTCATCCCCTCCCCTCCATTTCCGTCCACCCACTCGTCACTCTATCCCcgcctcctctcctcctcctcctccgccgcccgAAACCCTCCGGACTCATTCCGAACCCGAACCCCTCTCGAGAAGCAATTCGAGACATGGATCCACAAGCTCAAACCCGGATTCGGCCCGCCCGACGTCGACGCCGCCCTGAAAGCCCAATCGGACCCCGACCTCGCCCTCGACATTTTCCGGTGGACCGCCCAGCAGCGCAACTACAAGCACAGCCACACCACCTACCTCACCATGATCAAGATCCTGATCAACGGCCGCCGCTACCGCCACGCCGAAACCCTACTGGAGGAGGTGGTCGCCGGAGCTTGTGAGATTAGTGTTCCTCTTTATAACTCCATTATTAGATTCTGTTGTGGTAGAAAGATGCTCTTTAATCGCGCTTTCGATGTGTATAAGAAAATGTTCAACTCTAAGAATTGTAAGCCTACATTGGAGACATATGCATTGCTCTTGAATTCTTTGCTTAGGAGGTTTAATAACAGGACTGTTTGTCATGTGTATTTGCGGTCGGTGAGGTCATTGTCCAAGCAGATGAAGGCCTCCGGTGTGATTCCAGATACTTTCGTGTTGAATATGATCATCAAGGCTTATTCCAAATGTTTGGAAGTTGATGAGGCGCTTCAGGTGTTTCGAGAAATGGGGCTGTACGGATGTGAGCCGAATGCTTATACCTATGGTTATATTGCGAAAGGGTTGTGCGAGAAGGGGAGGGTCGGtcagggtttagggttttacaaGGAAATGAGAGGGAAGGGTTTGGTGCCGAGTAGTAGTACTTTTATGGTTGTGATTTGCAGTCTTGCTTTGGAGCGGAGATATGAGGATGCGAGTGATGTCGTGTTTGATACGTTGAGTAATTGTATGTCTCCTGATTTGTTGACTTATAAGACATTATTGGAAGGATTGTGCCGGGATGGAAAAGGAGAGGAGGCGTTTGATCTACTAGAGAATTTCAGGGGCAGGGACAGAGCCATGAATGAAAAGACGTACAAGGCATTGTTAAATGCTTTGCATTTTGTAAACAGGGAGTAA
- the LOC126787993 gene encoding uncharacterized protein LOC126787993 isoform X2 — protein sequence MSKRGGAKSASNTTINPKAVLKLEHLQRLALWSGGEASIPSLGALFGQKLASTQEALQVPPDPSLVSCQRCETILQPGFNCTIRIEKNRAKARRRSKKPANFTFTQNNVVYTCHFCSERNVKRGTSRGHMEAICPPKIKKASDFKPAKSISQTFVTPKKSTARDNNVGKLQTRTPTVDAEVSTVNKCTTSSTLEEENPILDIPTTPMVKPVITLLDSKRKRKNKSASKKQAEPENSLAAPENADNSASTTNKRRRKSWTSLKELAERNEQKKNISDLSIPFFM from the exons ATGAGCAAGCGAGGAGGCGCCAAGAGTGCATCAAACACAACAATCAACCCGAAGGCAGTATTGAAGCTCGAGCACTTGCAGCGGCTAGCTTTATGGAGCGGTGGGGAAGCTTCTATTCCTTCTCTGGGGGCCTTGTTTGGGCAGAAGCTAGCTTCTACTCAAGAGGCTCTGCAGGTTCCCCCTGACCCTTCTCTTGTTTCTTGTCAGAG ATGTGAAACAATCCTTCAGCCTGGCTTCAACTGCACTATTCGGATTGAAAAGAATAGAGCAAAGGCACGGCGGAGAAGTAAGAAGCCTGCTAACTTTACTTTCACTCAGAACAATGTAGTGTATACATGTCACTTCTGTTCTGAACGGAATGTCAAGAGAGGGACTTCACGCGGACATATGGAAGCCATATGCCCTCCAAAGATAAAAAAAGCTTCAGATTTCAAACCTGCTAAATCCATTTCCCAGACGTTTGTTACCCCGAAGAAGAGCACTGCACGTGACAATAATGTAGGTAAATTGCAAACCAGAACTCCCACTGTGGATGCAGAG GTTTCTACTGTGAATAAGTGCACCACTTCTTCAACATTAGAAGAAGAGAATCCCATTTTGGACATTCCCACAACTCCAATGGTGAAGCCCGTAATCACTCTGTTAGACTCgaagagaaaaaggaaaaacaaatcGGCCTCCAAGAAACAAGCTGAACCCGAAAACAGTCTTGCTGCCCCAGAAAATGCAGATAACTCCGCCAGCACTACAAACAAGCGAAGGAGAAAGTCATGGACTAGCTTGAAGGAACTCGCTGAAAGAAATGAGCAGAAGAAAAATATCAGTGATCTTTCAATCCCTTTCTTTATGTAA